A genomic region of Pseudocalidococcus azoricus BACA0444 contains the following coding sequences:
- a CDS encoding glucose-1-phosphate adenylyltransferase — MKRVLAIILGGGAGTRLYPLTKRRAKPAVPLAGKYRLIDIPVSNCINSELTSIYVLTQFNSASLNRHIARTYTFPSLTGGFVEVLAAQQTPENPNWFQGTADAVRQYLWLLSDWDVDQYLILSGDHLYRMDYRQFVQRHIDTNADITLSVLPVDEQAAQGFGLIKVKESGQVVDFTEKPKGDVLKSMAVDTTRFGLSPDVAQRKPYMASMGIYVFNRQVLVDVLKEMPDATDFGKEIIPAAARHRNVQTYLFDGYWEDIGTIESFYDANLALTRQPQPPFSFYDENAPIYTRPRYLPPSKLLSCNITESIISEGCILKECQVHHSVLGVRSRVESGCVIDHALIMGSDFYQPLSERNVSYDQNKVPIGIGANSIIRRAIVDKNACIGRNVKIINKDRVEESNREEVGFYIRSGIVVVLKNAVIPDNTVI, encoded by the coding sequence ATGAAGAGAGTCTTGGCGATTATTCTCGGTGGTGGCGCAGGGACACGCTTATACCCCCTGACAAAACGGCGGGCCAAACCAGCAGTGCCCTTAGCCGGCAAATATCGCCTCATTGATATTCCAGTCAGTAATTGCATCAATTCTGAATTGACGAGCATCTATGTCCTAACTCAGTTTAATTCCGCCTCCTTAAATCGCCATATCGCCCGCACCTATACGTTTCCCAGTCTTACGGGTGGTTTTGTTGAAGTTTTAGCGGCCCAACAAACTCCGGAAAATCCGAATTGGTTCCAAGGCACAGCAGATGCTGTCCGCCAATACCTGTGGCTCCTCTCAGATTGGGATGTGGATCAATATTTGATTCTCTCAGGGGATCATCTGTATCGGATGGATTATCGTCAGTTTGTCCAACGCCATATTGATACCAATGCGGATATTACTCTTTCCGTTTTACCTGTGGATGAGCAGGCGGCCCAAGGGTTTGGCTTAATTAAGGTTAAGGAATCTGGGCAGGTGGTTGATTTTACCGAAAAACCCAAGGGGGATGTCCTAAAGTCCATGGCGGTGGATACGACCCGGTTTGGCTTAAGCCCGGATGTGGCCCAACGCAAGCCCTATATGGCCTCCATGGGGATCTATGTCTTTAATCGGCAGGTCTTAGTTGATGTCCTCAAAGAAATGCCCGATGCTACAGACTTTGGCAAAGAAATTATTCCAGCAGCGGCCCGGCATCGGAATGTGCAAACCTATCTCTTTGATGGTTACTGGGAAGATATTGGAACCATTGAATCCTTCTATGATGCTAATTTGGCCCTGACTCGCCAGCCCCAGCCCCCGTTTAGTTTCTATGACGAAAACGCCCCGATCTACACTCGGCCTCGTTATTTACCCCCCTCGAAACTCCTCTCCTGCAACATTACTGAATCCATCATCAGTGAGGGCTGCATCCTCAAAGAATGTCAGGTGCATCACTCGGTTTTAGGGGTACGCTCGCGGGTGGAGTCCGGTTGTGTGATTGACCATGCCTTGATTATGGGATCGGACTTTTATCAACCCCTATCAGAGCGAAACGTCAGCTATGACCAAAATAAAGTGCCAATTGGGATTGGGGCCAATAGTATTATCCGGCGAGCCATTGTGGATAAAAACGCCTGTATTGGCCGGAATGTGAAAATTATCAATAAAGACCGGGTTGAAGAGTCCAATCGAGAAGAAGTGGGGTTTTATATTCGCAGTGGAATCGTAGTAGTTCTTAAAAATGCGGTAATCCCTGACAATACGGTGATTTAG
- a CDS encoding ABC transporter permease yields the protein MKLHQSWNLSQVLLRLGLVITVLYILIALFAPLFQAWGWMANPQEFLDFPVHQPPSSEHWWGTNRQGYDVFSRTLFGTQVALQVVVVATLFSLLIGVPLGLVGGYLGGRLDTALLFVMDTIYTLPGLLLAVTVAFVVGKGVVNAAVALSVAYIPQYYRVVRNQTISLKTEVFIEAAQAMGATTSRILSRYLFLNVLPSIPVLFTLNAADAILTLAGLGFLGLGLPPQVPEWGQDLRQALDGLSVGIWWTTLFPGLAVTLLVMGLSLLGEGLGEILNPLNRRDS from the coding sequence TTGAAATTACATCAATCTTGGAATTTAAGTCAGGTTTTATTGCGGCTGGGCCTGGTCATTACGGTTTTATATATCCTCATTGCTCTGTTTGCGCCCCTGTTCCAGGCCTGGGGATGGATGGCGAACCCCCAAGAATTTTTAGATTTCCCCGTCCATCAACCACCTTCGAGTGAGCATTGGTGGGGGACAAATCGCCAGGGGTATGATGTTTTTTCTCGAACGCTGTTTGGCACTCAAGTTGCCTTGCAAGTTGTGGTTGTGGCCACCCTGTTTAGTTTGCTAATTGGGGTTCCTTTGGGCCTGGTGGGTGGCTATTTGGGCGGACGACTCGATACGGCATTGTTGTTTGTCATGGATACGATTTATACCCTCCCTGGCCTGTTATTAGCCGTGACAGTGGCCTTTGTGGTCGGTAAAGGAGTCGTCAATGCAGCCGTAGCCTTAAGTGTCGCCTATATTCCGCAGTATTATCGGGTCGTGCGGAACCAAACTATTAGCCTCAAAACTGAAGTTTTTATTGAAGCCGCCCAGGCCATGGGAGCCACCACCAGCCGCATCCTGAGTCGTTATTTATTTCTGAATGTGTTGCCCAGTATTCCGGTGTTGTTTACCCTCAATGCCGCCGATGCGATTTTAACTCTGGCAGGCCTGGGATTTCTCGGACTAGGTTTACCGCCGCAAGTGCCAGAATGGGGGCAAGATTTACGCCAGGCTTTGGATGGATTATCGGTCGGCATTTGGTGGACAACCTTATTTCCAGGCCTGGCCGTGACCCTGTTAGTGATGGGTTTATCCTTACTTGGCGAGGGCCTGGGAGAAATCTTAAATCCCCTGAATCGCCGAGACTCATAG
- a CDS encoding GNAT family N-acetyltransferase produces MRIRQASPNDYSLIIGVLDLWWGGRPMTDMLPRLFLTHFCETSFIAELDSEIIGFLIGFLSQSYSEEAYIHFVGIHPDYRKKGIGSALYRQFFETAQAYGRLRVKCVTAPVNKSSIAYHLRMGFVTEPSETQEDGVPYHVDYDGEGEHRVLFVKHLSVTSDAQKA; encoded by the coding sequence ATCAGAATTCGTCAGGCTAGCCCCAATGACTATAGCTTGATCATTGGTGTCCTTGATTTATGGTGGGGAGGGCGGCCCATGACTGATATGCTGCCCAGGCTTTTTTTGACTCACTTTTGTGAAACAAGTTTTATCGCTGAATTAGACTCTGAAATCATCGGTTTTCTCATTGGATTTTTATCACAGTCTTATTCAGAAGAGGCGTACATTCATTTCGTCGGGATTCATCCAGACTATAGAAAAAAGGGTATTGGCAGTGCTTTGTATAGACAGTTTTTTGAGACGGCTCAAGCCTATGGTCGTCTTCGCGTCAAGTGTGTTACTGCCCCAGTTAATAAAAGCTCAATTGCCTACCATTTGCGCATGGGATTTGTGACTGAACCCAGTGAAACTCAGGAAGATGGCGTGCCTTATCATGTGGACTATGACGGGGAAGGGGAGCATCGTGTACTATTTGTTAAGCATTTATCAGTTACATCCGACGCGCAAAAGGCCTAG
- a CDS encoding NAD(P)-dependent alcohol dehydrogenase yields the protein MKAIVCTEYGTPDVMQLKEIETPRPGENQVLIKISATTVTSADVRIRKADPFPVRFFYGLRKPKNTVILGSDLAGEIAAIGQKVTQFKKGDRVFAGAGTTFGANAEYLCMNETDAIALKPNNMTDAEAASIPFGATASLIFLRDKGNIQSGQKILIYGASGALGTAAVQLGKAFGANVTGVCSTANLELVKSLGADQVIDYTKEDFTQSKNTYDIVFDTVGKSPFSGSLSSLKPNGIYLRAVHFDPISLLRGLWTSLTSSKKVVGGMAIESQENLIFLKELIETGKLKSVIDRTYPLEQTAAAHRYVEQGHKKGNVVITVTANEKT from the coding sequence ATGAAAGCAATTGTCTGCACAGAATACGGAACACCAGATGTCATGCAGCTCAAGGAAATAGAAACGCCTCGGCCTGGGGAAAATCAAGTCTTGATCAAAATATCTGCCACAACCGTAACATCTGCTGACGTGCGCATCCGCAAGGCTGATCCGTTCCCTGTTCGTTTTTTCTATGGCTTGAGAAAACCCAAAAATACTGTGATCTTGGGGTCAGATCTGGCTGGGGAGATTGCCGCGATTGGACAAAAGGTGACGCAATTTAAAAAGGGTGATCGGGTTTTTGCGGGTGCTGGAACAACTTTTGGGGCAAATGCTGAATATCTCTGTATGAATGAAACAGATGCGATTGCGCTCAAACCGAACAACATGACCGATGCCGAAGCCGCCTCAATTCCGTTTGGAGCCACCGCTTCCTTGATTTTCTTGAGAGATAAGGGAAATATCCAGAGTGGGCAAAAGATTTTGATCTATGGGGCTTCGGGAGCTTTGGGGACAGCGGCCGTGCAGCTTGGGAAAGCCTTTGGGGCAAACGTGACCGGAGTCTGTAGTACCGCAAATCTAGAATTAGTTAAATCCCTAGGTGCGGATCAAGTGATTGACTATACGAAAGAAGACTTTACTCAAAGCAAAAATACCTACGATATTGTCTTTGATACGGTGGGGAAAAGTCCATTTTCTGGCTCTCTCAGTTCCCTTAAACCCAACGGAATTTATCTCAGGGCGGTGCATTTTGATCCCATCTCTCTTCTGCGCGGACTCTGGACTTCACTCACCAGCAGCAAAAAAGTAGTGGGGGGGATGGCTATCGAGTCTCAAGAAAACCTGATCTTTCTCAAGGAGTTAATTGAAACCGGAAAACTCAAATCAGTCATTGATCGAACTTATCCATTGGAACAGACTGCTGCGGCTCATAGATATGTTGAACAAGGACATAAGAAAGGAAATGTAGTGATCACTGTGACTGCCAATGAGAAAACCTAA
- the tsaB gene encoding tRNA (adenosine(37)-N6)-threonylcarbamoyltransferase complex dimerization subunit type 1 TsaB yields the protein MNKTGQGLILSTAGPELGLGLIGTQGGPQWQSWDLGREMAVYLHSCLAEFFPNQAWGELDFIAVCRGPGSFTGTRLGVVTARTLAQQLQLPLFGISTLAAGAWSIGQSLTEPLTLAIDFPAQRDHVYGAIFQVDPNRSEIKTVQEDMLITTGAWEELLSQSPLKPKRVPLPNSLAVTQGIAALAQARYVAGERPDWQTVIPFYGETWKPKP from the coding sequence ATGAATAAAACTGGACAGGGCTTAATTTTATCTACGGCCGGGCCGGAGTTGGGTTTGGGACTGATTGGCACTCAAGGGGGGCCGCAGTGGCAAAGTTGGGACTTGGGCCGGGAGATGGCTGTGTATTTGCATTCCTGTTTAGCAGAGTTTTTTCCTAACCAGGCCTGGGGGGAGCTAGACTTTATCGCAGTTTGTCGGGGGCCGGGTAGTTTTACGGGGACGCGCTTAGGAGTTGTCACGGCGAGAACCTTAGCCCAACAGTTGCAGTTACCTTTATTCGGGATTTCTACCCTAGCGGCCGGGGCCTGGAGTATTGGACAAAGCTTGACCGAACCATTAACCTTAGCCATTGATTTTCCGGCCCAACGGGATCATGTTTATGGCGCAATTTTTCAGGTTGATCCCAACCGTTCAGAGATCAAAACCGTGCAAGAAGATATGTTAATCACGACCGGGGCCTGGGAGGAATTACTCAGCCAATCTCCCCTGAAGCCCAAGCGGGTTCCTCTACCGAATAGTCTTGCCGTTACCCAAGGAATTGCTGCCCTTGCCCAGGCCCGATATGTTGCGGGAGAGCGCCCCGATTGGCAAACTGTCATTCCGTTTTATGGGGAAACCTGGAAACCCAAACCTTAA
- the psaX gene encoding photosystem I protein PsaX, whose product MATKTTKTAKPTYTFRASWAVLLLIINFVVAGYYFGVIK is encoded by the coding sequence ATGGCTACTAAAACGACCAAAACCGCTAAACCGACCTATACATTTCGCGCCAGTTGGGCAGTGTTGTTATTGATTATTAACTTTGTTGTGGCTGGCTACTATTTTGGGGTGATCAAATAA
- a CDS encoding type IV pilus twitching motility protein PilT, with the protein MPDPQYPPLPSPPPRMPAPPPPARPPMPAMPNQTLPLPAPPPRMPAAATPQARVQGPGAIPANAARRINGPTMEQLVREAYENGYSDVHLGVGESPRFRERGRMITTNHPVTDKEIFNYWLNEILTPPQIEQFWSRLEYDGAYQYEGMARVRINVFIALKGPAMVLRLIPLKILTMEQLGLPTVFQDLCHYHKGLILVTGPTGSGKSTTLAAMVDYINSEMPKHIISIEDPIEFVHQSKRSLIRQREVGIHTLEFDNALKASLREDPDIILIGEMRDRETVNTALKAAQTGHLVFGTLHTNSAVKTIERILNLYKPEEQGPMRMQVAESLVGVIAQGLVRTTDGKRAAIHEIMINTDAIKDYILRGDVEEIEAIIPQCAYDGMCTFNMCLYDLYEAGRIDEETALENSPKPNEMSQILRGRI; encoded by the coding sequence ATGCCCGATCCCCAGTACCCGCCCCTCCCCTCGCCCCCGCCCCGAATGCCCGCCCCACCCCCTCCTGCCCGGCCGCCAATGCCAGCAATGCCCAATCAAACCTTACCCTTACCCGCCCCACCCCCACGGATGCCCGCTGCTGCCACTCCCCAGGCCAGAGTCCAAGGCCCAGGCGCAATCCCAGCCAATGCGGCCCGGCGGATCAATGGCCCCACGATGGAGCAACTGGTGCGGGAAGCCTATGAAAATGGCTATTCAGATGTGCATTTGGGGGTCGGCGAGTCACCACGGTTTCGGGAGCGGGGCCGGATGATCACCACCAATCACCCCGTTACGGATAAGGAGATATTTAACTACTGGCTGAACGAGATTCTCACCCCGCCGCAAATTGAGCAGTTTTGGAGTCGCCTGGAATACGATGGGGCTTACCAATATGAAGGCATGGCTCGGGTGCGGATTAATGTTTTCATTGCCCTGAAAGGCCCGGCGATGGTTTTACGACTGATTCCTCTGAAAATTTTGACCATGGAACAGTTGGGGTTGCCGACGGTTTTCCAAGATCTCTGCCACTATCACAAGGGCTTGATTTTAGTCACGGGGCCGACGGGGTCTGGGAAATCCACAACGTTGGCAGCCATGGTGGACTACATCAACTCGGAAATGCCGAAGCATATTATCTCCATTGAAGACCCGATTGAGTTTGTCCACCAAAGTAAACGCTCTTTGATTCGTCAGCGGGAAGTGGGGATTCATACCCTGGAGTTTGACAATGCCCTCAAGGCCTCGTTACGGGAAGACCCCGATATTATCCTGATTGGGGAAATGCGGGATCGGGAAACGGTGAATACGGCCCTCAAGGCTGCCCAAACGGGTCACTTGGTTTTTGGCACATTGCACACCAACAGCGCCGTGAAAACCATTGAACGGATTCTTAACCTTTACAAACCTGAAGAACAGGGGCCAATGCGGATGCAGGTTGCCGAATCTTTGGTGGGGGTGATTGCTCAAGGCCTGGTGCGAACGACCGATGGAAAGCGGGCGGCGATCCATGAAATTATGATCAACACCGATGCCATCAAGGACTATATTCTGCGGGGAGACGTAGAAGAAATTGAGGCGATTATTCCCCAGTGCGCCTATGACGGGATGTGTACCTTTAATATGTGTCTTTACGATCTCTATGAAGCGGGTCGAATTGATGAGGAAACAGCCCTAGAAAATTCCCCGAAACCCAACGAAATGTCCCAAATTCTGCGGGGTCGAATCTGA
- a CDS encoding circadian clock KaiB family protein yields MGGGHQQTQSWLFKGVALFTPAFDLVYGLDVSKQGRWHHHLCSVLQGRLDLPEPPLFLCPAYTATVDFWVDLPTQQLSVVAEAHPLVWSQRFLLDVLFEHPAMIQLPWQQLTSSSLSHDLRSIESYRPRFPQLWQHHNLVHGLESPTPTVSSPPILVENPVSYTLRLYVSGHSLATAQTLKTLHGLLPQCLAAPYTLKIVDVTRQPELAERDQVTATPTLVRVSPPPLRRLVGKLDDLATLQWLLEDPPPLY; encoded by the coding sequence ATGGGGGGGGGGCACCAACAAACACAATCCTGGTTATTCAAGGGCGTTGCGCTATTCACCCCAGCCTTTGATCTGGTCTATGGCCTGGATGTGAGTAAGCAGGGGCGTTGGCATCACCATCTCTGCTCAGTGCTCCAAGGGCGACTAGATTTACCGGAGCCACCCCTGTTTCTCTGTCCAGCCTATACAGCTACGGTTGATTTCTGGGTGGATTTACCGACTCAACAATTATCCGTCGTTGCTGAGGCGCATCCCCTGGTTTGGTCCCAGCGATTCCTCTTGGATGTGTTGTTTGAGCATCCAGCGATGATCCAACTGCCATGGCAGCAGTTAACCAGTTCTAGCCTCAGTCATGATCTGCGTTCGATTGAGAGCTATCGGCCCCGCTTTCCACAGCTTTGGCAGCATCATAATTTAGTCCATGGCCTGGAGTCCCCTACCCCTACGGTGAGTTCACCACCAATCTTGGTTGAGAATCCCGTCAGTTATACGTTGCGTCTCTATGTATCTGGCCATTCTCTCGCTACGGCCCAAACCCTGAAAACACTCCACGGCCTCTTGCCCCAGTGTCTGGCGGCTCCCTACACCTTAAAAATTGTCGATGTGACTCGCCAACCTGAGCTAGCAGAACGGGATCAAGTCACCGCAACCCCAACCCTAGTTCGTGTCTCGCCGCCCCCTTTACGCCGCTTAGTTGGCAAGTTAGATGACTTAGCGACATTGCAATGGTTACTTGAGGATCCGCCCCCGCTCTATTAA
- the msrA gene encoding peptide-methionine (S)-S-oxide reductase MsrA gives MLTLKLRSLPTPIYRGLIATLTVTAVVLVGFVIVRLSPPKLADIRSTVPDPVIDASMLSPTAMPSQQTAVFAGGCFWGMEALFEHVKGVSNVISGYAGGSAETATYQQVSRGGTGHAESIQITYDPSQVSYGELLKIFFTVAHDPTQLNQQGFDVGTQYRSAVFFTNAEQQKIAQAYIEQLNQAKVFYQPVVTDVQPLKDFYPAEDYHQDFVAHHPTNFYVVAVEIPKIDRFQKRFPNLYTPQVSKSASPSGV, from the coding sequence ATGTTAACTCTCAAACTTCGCTCCCTCCCGACCCCCATCTACCGTGGACTCATTGCGACTTTAACCGTGACGGCTGTGGTCTTAGTCGGATTTGTCATTGTCCGCCTTTCCCCTCCTAAACTAGCTGACATCCGCTCCACAGTCCCCGATCCCGTCATTGATGCCTCTATGCTTTCCCCTACGGCGATGCCCAGTCAGCAGACAGCCGTGTTTGCCGGGGGTTGTTTTTGGGGGATGGAAGCTTTATTTGAGCACGTTAAGGGGGTTTCCAATGTTATTTCGGGTTACGCCGGTGGGAGTGCTGAAACTGCCACTTATCAACAGGTCAGCCGTGGGGGAACAGGACACGCTGAATCCATCCAAATCACCTATGACCCCTCCCAAGTCTCCTATGGAGAATTACTGAAGATATTTTTCACGGTTGCCCATGATCCAACTCAACTCAATCAACAGGGTTTTGATGTTGGGACCCAGTACCGCTCGGCAGTTTTCTTTACCAATGCAGAACAGCAAAAAATTGCCCAGGCCTACATTGAGCAACTGAATCAAGCCAAGGTGTTCTATCAACCTGTTGTCACCGATGTCCAGCCCTTAAAGGACTTCTATCCAGCCGAAGACTATCATCAAGACTTTGTCGCCCACCATCCGACCAACTTCTATGTTGTTGCCGTGGAAATCCCGAAAATTGATCGCTTCCAAAAACGTTTTCCTAACCTATATACTCCCCAGGTCAGTAAATCTGCTTCCCCTAGTGGGGTTTAG
- a CDS encoding pentapeptide repeat-containing protein: MLRTSFLGLGFWLIGSLSPAWGENPAHVRQLLATRQCPRCDLSGADLRHSNLDRADLSQANLKGANLMGVNLFRANLSQANLENAYLAGVNFFAANLENANLQRANLYLATLVNANLTAAQLQNARMVLVNGVNANFTGANLNQANLSGANLIDVNFTQANLTGADISRANLDGAQLQGAKFPLKPKEL; this comes from the coding sequence GTGCTTAGGACAAGCTTTTTGGGCCTGGGATTTTGGTTGATCGGGAGCCTCAGTCCGGCCTGGGGGGAGAATCCGGCCCATGTCCGCCAACTCTTGGCCACCCGTCAATGTCCCCGTTGTGATCTCAGTGGGGCTGACCTGCGCCATAGCAATTTGGATCGTGCTGATCTTTCCCAGGCCAATCTGAAAGGGGCCAATCTGATGGGGGTTAATTTATTTCGGGCTAACCTGAGCCAGGCTAATCTCGAAAATGCCTATTTGGCAGGGGTTAACTTTTTTGCAGCCAATCTCGAAAATGCCAATCTTCAGCGAGCCAACCTCTATTTAGCCACCCTTGTGAATGCCAACTTAACCGCAGCCCAACTCCAAAATGCCCGCATGGTTTTAGTCAATGGTGTCAATGCCAACTTTACTGGGGCCAATCTCAACCAAGCTAATCTCTCGGGCGCAAACTTAATTGATGTCAACTTTACCCAGGCCAATTTAACTGGAGCCGACATCTCCCGCGCCAACTTAGATGGGGCCCAATTACAAGGTGCTAAATTTCCTCTCAAGCCAAAGGAGCTTTGA
- the ygfZ gene encoding CAF17-like 4Fe-4S cluster assembly/insertion protein YgfZ, whose translation MNTDSPAPACYDCSHWGRILLRGADRLRFLHNQSSNNLNLLKPGQGCDTVILTSTARTLDLVTAWVRHDDILLLVSPQRREPLQKWLDKYIFFGDQVELQDVTQTTSCWRFLGPTCEQIFKNLGLDLSDLQQLGDHHQYYIADCPVEISFGSGLALPGLTLTLPIEYRLPVMAEIKLAQPELMELSETDWEHLRILQGRPAVDAELTEDYNPLEARLDSIISFDKGCYIGQETIARLNTYQGVKQQLWGLALTDYVEPGTPLQLEGTKVGVLTSCTSLDQPLDQQSNAFGLGYIKTKAGGVGLRVEAGSAIGQVVDVPFLGAEGA comes from the coding sequence ATGAATACCGATTCCCCAGCACCAGCTTGCTATGACTGTTCCCATTGGGGGCGAATTTTGCTGCGCGGTGCAGATCGGTTGCGTTTTCTCCATAATCAAAGTTCCAATAACCTGAATCTACTCAAACCAGGCCAGGGATGTGATACCGTCATTTTGACCTCAACGGCCCGAACATTAGATTTGGTCACGGCCTGGGTACGGCATGATGATATTTTGCTCTTGGTTTCACCCCAACGGCGGGAACCTTTACAAAAATGGCTAGACAAGTATATTTTCTTTGGGGATCAGGTTGAACTCCAAGACGTAACCCAAACAACTTCCTGCTGGCGATTCCTCGGCCCAACCTGTGAGCAAATTTTTAAGAACCTAGGCCTGGATTTATCTGACTTACAACAGCTAGGAGATCATCATCAATACTATATTGCTGACTGTCCGGTTGAGATTAGTTTTGGCTCTGGTTTAGCTCTCCCAGGCCTGACCCTAACGCTACCCATTGAATATCGTCTCCCTGTCATGGCAGAAATCAAGCTGGCCCAACCTGAATTAATGGAACTCTCCGAAACAGATTGGGAACATCTGCGGATTTTACAGGGCCGGCCGGCGGTGGATGCGGAATTGACGGAGGACTATAATCCCTTGGAGGCTCGTTTAGACTCCATCATTTCCTTTGATAAGGGCTGCTACATTGGCCAGGAAACCATTGCCCGCCTGAATACCTACCAAGGGGTAAAGCAACAATTGTGGGGCCTGGCCTTGACGGATTATGTGGAACCGGGAACCCCATTGCAGCTAGAAGGAACCAAGGTGGGGGTTTTAACCAGTTGTACCTCTTTAGATCAGCCCCTTGATCAACAGTCAAACGCCTTTGGCCTGGGCTACATCAAAACTAAAGCCGGGGGAGTGGGGTTACGGGTTGAGGCTGGGTCTGCCATCGGGCAAGTGGTGGATGTCCCATTTTTAGGAGCCGAGGGTGCTTAG
- a CDS encoding LL-diaminopimelate aminotransferase — MVAINENYLKLKAGYLFPEIARRVNTFSQANPDAPIIRLGIGDVTEPLPQACRDAIIKATEKMGQRESFRGYGPEQGYGWLREKIATHDFQARGCDIDASEIFISDGSKCDTGNILDIFGNTNTIAVTDPVYPVYVDTNVMAGHTGAANEKGEYGGLVYLPITAANDFTATIPSQKVDLIYLCFPNNPTGAVATKEHLQAWVDYANSHGSIIFFDAAYEAFITDPTIPHSIYEIPGARTCAIEFRSFSKNAGFTGTRCALSVVPKTLEVKASTGEKIQLWSLWSRRQATKFNGVSYIIQRGAEAVYSPEGQEQTRGLVNFYMENASLIREKLSLAGFAVYGGENAPYVWLKTPNDLSSWEFFDKLLTTCHVVGTPGSGFGAAGEGYFRISAFNSRENVETALARIVKAFG; from the coding sequence ATGGTTGCCATCAACGAAAATTATCTCAAACTTAAAGCTGGCTATTTGTTCCCAGAAATTGCTCGCCGTGTCAATACCTTTAGCCAGGCCAATCCCGATGCACCGATCATCCGTTTGGGAATTGGCGATGTGACTGAACCCTTACCCCAAGCCTGTCGAGATGCGATCATCAAAGCTACAGAGAAAATGGGACAGCGGGAGAGTTTTCGCGGTTATGGCCCAGAACAGGGATATGGCTGGCTAAGAGAAAAAATTGCCACCCATGATTTCCAGGCCCGCGGCTGTGATATTGATGCCAGTGAGATTTTTATTTCTGATGGTTCTAAATGTGATACGGGCAATATTCTCGATATTTTTGGCAACACCAACACCATTGCGGTCACAGATCCGGTTTATCCCGTCTATGTGGATACCAATGTCATGGCCGGGCATACGGGAGCCGCCAATGAAAAAGGGGAGTATGGGGGCCTAGTCTATTTACCGATTACCGCCGCGAACGACTTTACCGCCACAATTCCCAGTCAAAAGGTGGATTTAATCTATCTCTGTTTTCCCAATAATCCCACTGGGGCCGTGGCCACCAAAGAACATCTCCAGGCCTGGGTTGATTATGCGAACTCCCATGGATCGATTATCTTTTTTGATGCGGCTTACGAGGCATTTATCACCGACCCAACCATTCCCCACTCGATCTATGAAATTCCGGGGGCCCGCACCTGTGCCATTGAGTTTCGCTCATTTTCTAAAAATGCAGGCTTTACCGGCACCCGTTGCGCCCTTAGCGTTGTCCCCAAAACCCTAGAAGTTAAAGCCTCCACTGGGGAAAAGATTCAACTCTGGAGTCTCTGGTCACGGCGGCAGGCGACAAAATTTAATGGGGTGTCCTACATCATCCAGCGGGGGGCCGAGGCGGTTTATTCCCCAGAAGGACAGGAACAGACACGGGGCCTGGTGAATTTCTATATGGAAAATGCCAGTCTGATTCGAGAAAAACTTAGCCTGGCAGGATTTGCGGTCTATGGCGGTGAAAATGCGCCCTATGTCTGGCTAAAAACCCCGAATGATCTATCGAGTTGGGAGTTTTTTGATAAATTGTTAACGACCTGCCATGTGGTTGGGACACCGGGCTCTGGTTTTGGGGCGGCGGGTGAAGGCTATTTCCGCATTTCGGCCTTTAATAGTCGGGAAAATGTTGAAACTGCCCTAGCACGGATTGTGAAGGCCTTTGGTTAG
- a CDS encoding YraN family protein, producing the protein MGKKIGQIGEQVLSQWLIAQAWQILAQNWHCSWGELDLIAQTPAGVVAFIEVKTRQSQSLDQGGLMAITPAKQRKIIHTAQLFLEQYPDYAALPCRFDVALVQYQSITNTQNFHLPLPTPGLEFLGQRGPYRFFLLDYLTDAFTP; encoded by the coding sequence ATGGGCAAGAAAATTGGCCAAATTGGCGAACAGGTCTTATCCCAGTGGCTAATAGCCCAGGCCTGGCAAATCCTGGCTCAAAATTGGCATTGTTCCTGGGGGGAATTGGATCTCATTGCTCAAACACCAGCGGGAGTAGTCGCATTTATTGAAGTCAAAACACGCCAGAGCCAAAGCCTTGATCAGGGTGGACTCATGGCCATTACGCCTGCCAAGCAACGTAAAATTATTCATACCGCCCAACTATTTTTAGAACAGTATCCCGACTATGCTGCCTTACCCTGTCGTTTTGATGTGGCATTAGTTCAATATCAATCCATAACAAACACTCAAAATTTTCATCTGCCATTACCCACGCCCGGCCTGGAATTCCTCGGACAACGAGGGCCCTATCGCTTTTTTCTCTTAGATTACTTAACGGATGCCTTCACCCCTTAA